The Nesterenkonia xinjiangensis genome contains a region encoding:
- a CDS encoding F0F1 ATP synthase subunit B, whose translation MISTSLIQAAAEDANPLVPNLWETLVVILGFLALLAVVVKFIAPAFEKAYQDRRTAIEGGLSQAEEAMAEAEAMKAEYEQNLADSRAEASRIREEARAEGAQIVAEHKEKAAAEAARITEQAQQQIAAERQQAAVTLRQDVGALATQLAGRIVGEALEDDARSERVVDRFLADLDAEQSNRTGAAQ comes from the coding sequence ATGATCAGCACTTCACTGATCCAGGCAGCGGCCGAGGACGCCAACCCGCTGGTTCCCAACCTCTGGGAGACCCTTGTCGTCATCCTGGGCTTCCTGGCGCTGCTCGCCGTCGTGGTGAAGTTCATCGCTCCGGCCTTCGAGAAGGCCTACCAGGATCGCCGCACGGCGATCGAGGGTGGGTTGAGCCAGGCCGAGGAGGCCATGGCCGAGGCCGAGGCGATGAAGGCCGAGTACGAGCAGAACCTGGCTGACTCCCGTGCCGAGGCCAGCCGCATCCGCGAGGAGGCTCGCGCGGAGGGCGCTCAGATCGTCGCCGAGCACAAGGAGAAGGCGGCGGCAGAGGCTGCTCGCATCACCGAGCAGGCTCAGCAGCAGATCGCAGCGGAGCGCCAGCAGGCGGCCGTGACGCTGCGCCAGGACGTCGGCGCGTTGGCGACGCAGCTGGCCGGCCGGATCGTCGGAGAGGCTCTGGAGGATGACGCCCGCTCAGAGCGCGTGGTGGACCGTTTCCTCGCTGACCTCGACGCCGAGCAGTCGAACAGGACAGGAGCGGCACAGTAA
- a CDS encoding ATP synthase F0 subunit C: MDGSLNMLGMGIAGLGAAIAIGLVFAAYINGVARQPEAQRVLQPIAILGFALAEAVFVLAIVFAFVI; this comes from the coding sequence ATGGATGGATCCCTGAACATGCTCGGCATGGGCATCGCCGGTCTCGGTGCTGCCATCGCCATCGGCCTGGTCTTCGCCGCGTACATCAACGGTGTCGCTCGCCAGCCCGAGGCCCAGCGTGTCCTCCAGCCGATCGCCATCCTCGGCTTCGCCCTGGCTGAGGCGGTCTTCGTCCTGGCGATCGTCTTCGCCTTCGTGATCTGA
- a CDS encoding L-threonylcarbamoyladenylate synthase has protein sequence MTRVSQIVDCHDLEARSEGIAAARDAVQRGECVVIPTDTVYGIGVDAFSPQAVSILLAAKGRNRTMPPPVLIGRQAVMDALADEVPEAARVLAEALWPGALTLILRSQPSLAWDLGETRGTVALRMPADDLALDLLNQTGPMAVSSANRTGLPAATEVAQAREMLGEAVSVYLDDGERDTTRPSTIVDCTVTPPQVVREGAISLAELQAVVPEVHGAQSDTTSSGTEG, from the coding sequence ATGACGCGCGTGAGCCAGATTGTCGACTGTCATGATCTCGAAGCCCGTTCCGAGGGGATCGCCGCGGCCCGTGATGCTGTGCAGCGAGGCGAATGCGTCGTCATCCCCACCGACACCGTCTATGGGATCGGCGTGGACGCCTTCTCCCCGCAGGCGGTGAGCATCCTGCTGGCCGCCAAGGGACGGAACCGGACCATGCCACCGCCGGTGCTCATCGGACGCCAGGCTGTCATGGACGCGCTGGCTGACGAGGTGCCGGAGGCCGCACGAGTTCTCGCCGAGGCCCTCTGGCCCGGCGCGCTGACCCTCATCCTGCGGTCCCAGCCCTCACTGGCCTGGGACCTGGGGGAGACCCGTGGCACCGTGGCGCTGCGGATGCCCGCAGACGACCTCGCCCTCGACCTCCTCAACCAGACGGGGCCGATGGCGGTCTCCTCTGCCAATCGGACCGGCCTGCCGGCCGCGACCGAGGTGGCGCAGGCCCGCGAGATGCTCGGAGAGGCTGTGAGCGTCTACCTCGACGACGGTGAGCGGGACACCACACGCCCCTCGACGATCGTGGACTGCACCGTGACACCGCCGCAGGTGGTGCGTGAGGGTGCGATCAGTCTGGCCGAGCTGCAGGCGGTGGTCCCCGAGGTGCACGGTGCTCAGTCGGACACCACCTCCAGCGGCACCGAGGGCTGA
- a CDS encoding F0F1 ATP synthase subunit delta, translating into MAAVTGESFASLQEQLADTLDGAELAVAAELFHALDVLDSSPALRRSLTDPSREAQDRASVVRALFGAKVRAGTATVLEAVASQRWSRERDLGDAVERLAVSVAAVQAEKGGLEGLEALESDLLSFRRAVSSSHEVQHALTEPQAEAEAKRKLAGRLSAGVGAEARLLIDRAVTAPRGLRPEALVERFAGQVAARQQRWIAQVTVAKELDVAHQRRLSSSLDRYFGRELKLDVVVDPSVVGGIRVQVGDEVVDSTVSTRLNDLNRRLAG; encoded by the coding sequence ATGGCTGCGGTGACCGGAGAATCCTTCGCTTCGCTGCAGGAGCAGCTGGCGGACACGCTCGACGGTGCCGAGCTCGCGGTCGCGGCTGAGCTCTTCCACGCGTTGGACGTGCTGGACTCCTCGCCCGCGCTGCGCAGGAGCCTGACCGACCCTTCCCGTGAGGCGCAGGATCGTGCCTCTGTGGTGCGCGCGCTCTTCGGCGCCAAGGTGCGGGCCGGCACCGCGACCGTGCTCGAGGCCGTGGCCTCACAGCGCTGGAGCCGGGAGCGCGACCTCGGTGACGCGGTCGAGCGTCTCGCGGTCTCGGTCGCCGCCGTTCAGGCGGAGAAGGGCGGTCTCGAGGGTCTCGAGGCGCTGGAGTCCGATCTCCTGAGCTTCAGGCGCGCGGTGTCCTCCTCTCACGAGGTGCAGCATGCGCTCACCGAGCCTCAGGCGGAGGCCGAGGCCAAGCGGAAGCTGGCCGGGCGTCTCTCCGCCGGAGTCGGCGCTGAAGCCCGTCTGCTCATCGATCGGGCGGTGACCGCTCCCCGTGGTCTGCGTCCGGAGGCGCTCGTGGAGCGCTTCGCCGGGCAGGTGGCGGCGCGTCAGCAGCGTTGGATCGCCCAGGTCACCGTCGCCAAGGAGCTCGACGTCGCCCACCAGCGGCGGCTGAGCTCCAGTCTTGACCGTTACTTCGGACGAGAGCTCAAACTCGACGTCGTCGTCGACCCTTCCGTGGTCGGCGGCATCCGGGTGCAGGTCGGTGACGAGGTGGTGGACTCCACGGTCTCGACACGACTCAACGACCTCAACCGGAGACTGGCAGGCTGA
- a CDS encoding MraY family glycosyltransferase, translated as MIYFLIVLTISAVVTYAVTPLVRTVALTLGVYTPVRDRDMHRQTLPRWGGAGMFLGMVVGLAAAAAVPYLSGIFADLTPVRGVFAAMVLILIVGMADDAWDIHWFLKLIGQIGAGVLLVIHGVRLEVMPVGWLGVGDAPVQAALTVFLVVLTINAFNFIDGLDGLAAGVAAIGGSAFFIYSYLLTLSINQFDASNLVTLLMAVMVGACLGFLPHNFHPARIIMGDTGAMLLGLVMAAGAVAVTSDVGQLSEGWRFRNVPAYMPILLPLAVTLLPLLDLALAVIRRTARGASPFSPDRGHLHHKLVDGGYSHPQAVLLLYLWSALFSFGAVSFSFLPWWFVSLVMLGTLGAATALTLSPWLRRRARRVNRQAAERALRARRERSG; from the coding sequence ATGATCTATTTCCTCATCGTGCTCACCATCTCCGCGGTGGTGACCTATGCCGTCACGCCGCTGGTGCGCACGGTCGCGCTCACGCTGGGCGTCTACACGCCCGTCCGTGACCGGGACATGCACCGGCAGACCCTGCCCCGCTGGGGCGGGGCAGGGATGTTCCTGGGTATGGTGGTGGGTCTGGCGGCCGCGGCCGCAGTGCCGTACCTGAGCGGCATCTTCGCCGATCTCACCCCGGTGCGCGGGGTGTTCGCCGCCATGGTGCTGATCCTCATCGTGGGGATGGCCGACGACGCCTGGGACATCCACTGGTTCCTCAAACTGATCGGCCAGATCGGCGCCGGAGTTCTGCTCGTGATCCACGGCGTGCGGCTGGAAGTGATGCCGGTCGGCTGGCTGGGAGTGGGGGATGCCCCGGTCCAGGCGGCCCTGACGGTGTTCCTGGTCGTGCTGACCATCAACGCCTTCAACTTCATCGATGGTCTCGACGGGCTGGCCGCGGGGGTCGCGGCGATCGGCGGCAGCGCGTTCTTCATCTACAGCTATCTGCTGACCCTGTCGATCAATCAGTTCGACGCCTCCAACCTCGTCACCCTGCTCATGGCCGTGATGGTGGGCGCCTGCCTGGGCTTCCTGCCGCACAACTTCCATCCCGCGCGCATCATCATGGGCGACACTGGGGCGATGCTGCTGGGTCTGGTGATGGCCGCCGGTGCGGTGGCGGTGACCTCGGACGTCGGGCAGCTCTCCGAGGGCTGGCGCTTCCGCAACGTCCCTGCCTACATGCCGATCCTGCTGCCGCTGGCGGTCACGCTGCTGCCGCTCCTGGACCTGGCGCTGGCCGTCATCCGGCGCACTGCCCGCGGGGCGTCACCTTTCAGCCCGGACCGCGGACACCTGCATCACAAACTGGTCGACGGCGGATACTCCCATCCGCAGGCGGTGCTGCTCCTCTACCTGTGGTCCGCACTCTTCTCCTTCGGCGCGGTCTCCTTCAGCTTCCTGCCATGGTGGTTCGTGAGCTTGGTGATGCTGGGCACCCTGGGTGCCGCCACTGCCCTGACCCTGAGCCCCTGGTTGCGCCGCCGAGCCCGCAGGGTGAACCGACAGGCGGCGGAGCGGGCCCTGCGCGCCCGACGAGAGAGGTCTGGATGA
- the atpD gene encoding F0F1 ATP synthase subunit beta encodes MTASTAEQSAVAVPSGATGRIARVIGPVVDIEFPADAMPEIYNALTTEVTLGGETKTITFETAQHLGDNLVRGISMQGADGLVRGLPVHDTGSAISVPVGDSVKGHIFNVLGETLDMPTSELEIEDRWPIHRQPPNFAALEGSTEMLETGIKVIDLLTPYIQGGKIGLFGGAGVGKTVLIQEMITRVARNFGGTSVFAGVGERTREGNDLWVEMEEAGVLKDTALVFGQMDEPPGTRLRVALSALTMAEYFRDVKNQDVLLFIDNIFRFSQAGMEVSTLLGRMPSAVGYQPNLADEMGVLQERITSTRGHSITSMQAVYVPADDYTDPAPANVFAHLDATTELSRAIASRGLYPAVDPLSSTSRIMDPQYIGQAHYDTATRVKQILQKNKELQDIIAILGVDELSEEDKIMVSRARRIEQFLSQNTYTAVQFTGVEGSTVPIKDTVEGFNAICNGDLDHIPEQAFYNVGGLDDVEQKYAELQKNS; translated from the coding sequence ATGACTGCCAGTACTGCAGAACAGTCCGCCGTGGCCGTTCCGTCGGGTGCGACCGGTCGTATCGCCCGGGTCATCGGCCCGGTCGTCGACATCGAGTTCCCTGCTGACGCCATGCCGGAGATCTACAACGCGTTGACCACCGAGGTGACCCTCGGCGGCGAGACCAAGACGATCACCTTCGAGACAGCCCAGCACCTGGGCGACAACCTCGTCCGGGGCATCTCGATGCAGGGGGCCGACGGTCTCGTGCGTGGCCTGCCGGTGCACGACACCGGCTCGGCGATCTCCGTGCCGGTGGGTGACTCCGTCAAGGGCCACATCTTCAACGTCCTGGGGGAGACCCTGGACATGCCGACCTCCGAGCTGGAGATCGAGGACCGCTGGCCGATCCACCGTCAGCCTCCGAACTTCGCGGCCCTGGAGGGCTCCACCGAGATGCTGGAGACCGGCATCAAGGTCATCGACCTGCTGACCCCCTACATCCAGGGTGGCAAGATCGGTCTGTTCGGTGGTGCCGGTGTGGGCAAGACCGTGCTCATCCAGGAGATGATCACGCGTGTGGCCCGAAACTTCGGCGGCACCTCGGTCTTCGCCGGTGTCGGTGAGCGGACCCGTGAGGGCAACGACCTCTGGGTCGAGATGGAAGAGGCCGGCGTGCTCAAGGACACCGCTCTGGTGTTCGGCCAGATGGATGAGCCGCCCGGCACCCGTCTGCGGGTGGCGCTGTCCGCTCTGACGATGGCGGAGTACTTCCGGGACGTGAAGAACCAGGACGTGCTGCTCTTCATCGACAACATCTTCCGCTTCTCCCAGGCCGGCATGGAGGTCTCCACCCTGCTGGGGCGCATGCCCTCGGCAGTGGGCTACCAGCCGAACCTGGCGGACGAGATGGGTGTGCTCCAGGAGCGCATCACCTCGACCCGCGGCCACTCCATCACCTCGATGCAGGCCGTCTACGTCCCCGCCGACGACTACACCGACCCGGCGCCGGCGAACGTGTTCGCCCACCTGGACGCGACCACCGAGCTCTCGCGTGCGATCGCCTCGCGTGGTCTCTACCCCGCGGTGGACCCGCTCAGCTCGACCTCGCGCATCATGGACCCGCAGTACATCGGTCAGGCGCACTATGACACGGCGACCCGCGTGAAGCAGATCCTGCAGAAGAACAAGGAACTGCAGGACATCATCGCGATCCTCGGTGTGGACGAGCTCTCCGAAGAGGACAAGATCATGGTCTCGCGCGCCCGCCGCATCGAGCAGTTCCTGTCCCAGAACACCTACACCGCGGTGCAGTTCACCGGCGTCGAGGGTTCGACGGTGCCGATCAAGGACACCGTCGAGGGCTTCAACGCGATCTGCAACGGCGATCTCGACCACATTCCGGAGCAGGCGTTCTACAACGTCGGTGGCCTGGACGACGTCGAGCAGAAGTACGCCGAGCTGCAGAAGAACTCCTGA
- a CDS encoding F0F1 ATP synthase subunit epsilon, with protein MAELDVQVVSQDRAVWSGTAKAIRGRTIEGDMGILPGHTPVLALLSSGELVIEPVEGAPVRAHLNGGFFSVDSDRVTVVADDAQLVTD; from the coding sequence ATGGCTGAACTCGACGTCCAGGTGGTCTCCCAGGACCGCGCAGTGTGGTCCGGGACCGCGAAGGCGATCCGTGGCCGCACCATCGAGGGTGACATGGGGATCCTCCCCGGTCACACTCCGGTGCTGGCGCTGCTGTCCTCCGGTGAGCTAGTCATCGAGCCGGTGGAGGGTGCCCCTGTCCGGGCGCATCTCAACGGTGGCTTCTTCTCGGTCGACTCCGACCGGGTGACCGTCGTCGCTGACGACGCCCAGCTGGTCACGGACTGA
- the prmC gene encoding peptide chain release factor N(5)-glutamine methyltransferase, with product MIGGGAETQTALDDLLRAAVDRLTAAQVPSPRADAELLLAHVLDEGRGRAVALALVGSPVDEATAARYESLVDERTRRVPLQHLTGLAPFRGLELRVGPGVFIPRPETEQVAQAVLDHLRSQPTASPRVIDLGTGSGALAASIAAEHPSAEVHAVELSDQAAAWAEENLTPHGVTLHRRDLRRLPEEWQASFDVVVSNPPYIPPHMVPTEIEVREHDPGLALYGGGADGLEMPLAVVEAAASLLIDGGWMIMEHAEAQARAIADRLLSDRRFAQVRTHQDLTGRDRATSALRLRRADQDLDRGRGDAARPDTARGHRPSSGTSMGE from the coding sequence ATGATCGGCGGGGGAGCGGAGACGCAGACTGCGCTCGATGACCTGCTGCGCGCGGCCGTGGACCGTCTCACCGCGGCCCAGGTGCCGTCGCCACGTGCGGACGCCGAGCTGCTGCTGGCCCACGTGCTGGATGAAGGCAGGGGACGGGCAGTCGCTCTGGCGCTGGTCGGTTCACCGGTCGACGAGGCCACGGCGGCTCGGTACGAATCGCTGGTCGACGAGCGCACCCGCCGTGTGCCGCTGCAGCACCTGACCGGTCTGGCACCGTTCCGCGGGCTGGAGCTGCGCGTCGGGCCGGGAGTGTTCATCCCTCGGCCCGAGACGGAGCAGGTCGCGCAGGCGGTGCTGGACCATCTGAGGTCACAGCCGACCGCGTCCCCGCGGGTGATCGATCTCGGCACCGGCTCCGGCGCGTTGGCCGCATCGATCGCCGCGGAGCACCCGTCGGCTGAGGTGCACGCCGTGGAGCTCTCGGACCAGGCGGCGGCCTGGGCGGAGGAGAACCTCACCCCGCACGGGGTGACGCTGCACCGCCGAGATCTGCGCCGCCTGCCCGAGGAATGGCAGGCGAGCTTCGACGTCGTCGTGTCCAACCCGCCCTACATCCCGCCGCACATGGTGCCCACCGAGATCGAGGTCCGGGAGCATGACCCCGGACTGGCCCTCTACGGCGGCGGGGCGGACGGTCTGGAGATGCCGCTGGCCGTGGTGGAGGCCGCCGCGTCGCTGCTGATCGACGGAGGCTGGATGATCATGGAGCACGCCGAGGCGCAGGCACGAGCGATTGCAGACCGGCTGCTGTCCGACCGGCGATTCGCGCAGGTGCGCACTCACCAGGACCTCACCGGACGGGACCGTGCCACCAGCGCCCTCCGACTGCGCCGCGCGGACCAGGACCTGGACCGCGGTCGTGGCGATGCCGCCCGACCAGACACAGCTCGAGGGCACCGCCCGTCCAGCGGCACAAGCATGGGAGAATGA
- a CDS encoding F0F1 ATP synthase subunit gamma, translating into MGAQIRVYREKIASTSSMKKIFKAMELIATSRIGKARQRVRASLPYSEAITRAVSAVASQDDIEHVLTQKSENPTRAAVLIMTSDRGLAGAYSTNVLKRAESLIAYLREEDKEVRPYLYGRKAQAYFDFREREYDQVWTGGTDSPAVETAREIGDALIERFVQDASEGGVDELYLVYTEFKSMISQEPVVHRMLPLAVVEKEVEAEDELLPLYEFEPTPEDVLDALLPRYVESRIFSAMLEASASELAARQRAMKSAADNADELIRKYTLLRNNARQAEITQELTELIAGADALSAS; encoded by the coding sequence ATGGGAGCCCAGATCCGGGTCTACCGTGAGAAGATCGCATCGACCTCGTCGATGAAGAAGATCTTCAAAGCGATGGAGCTGATCGCGACCTCGCGGATCGGCAAGGCGCGCCAGCGCGTGCGCGCGTCGCTGCCGTATTCGGAGGCCATCACCCGCGCGGTCTCGGCCGTGGCCTCGCAGGACGACATCGAGCATGTGCTGACGCAGAAGTCGGAGAACCCGACCCGCGCGGCGGTGCTGATCATGACCTCTGACCGCGGTCTCGCCGGTGCCTACTCGACCAACGTGCTCAAGCGTGCCGAGTCGCTCATCGCCTACCTCCGCGAGGAGGACAAGGAGGTCCGTCCGTATCTCTACGGTCGCAAGGCCCAGGCGTACTTCGACTTCCGTGAGCGTGAGTACGACCAGGTCTGGACCGGAGGGACTGACTCTCCGGCGGTGGAGACCGCCCGCGAGATCGGGGATGCCCTGATCGAGCGCTTCGTCCAGGACGCCTCCGAGGGCGGCGTGGACGAGCTGTACCTGGTCTACACCGAGTTCAAGTCGATGATCAGCCAGGAGCCGGTGGTCCACCGGATGCTGCCGCTGGCCGTCGTCGAGAAAGAGGTCGAGGCCGAGGACGAGCTGCTGCCGCTCTACGAGTTCGAGCCGACTCCGGAGGACGTGCTCGACGCGCTGCTGCCGCGCTACGTCGAGTCGCGCATCTTCTCGGCGATGCTCGAAGCCTCAGCCTCGGAGCTGGCCGCACGTCAGCGGGCGATGAAGTCTGCCGCAGACAACGCCGACGAGCTGATCCGCAAGTACACGCTGCTGCGCAACAACGCACGACAGGCCGAGATCACCCAGGAGCTCACTGAGCTCATCGCGGGCGCCGACGCGCTGTCCGCGAGCTAA
- a CDS encoding ATP synthase subunit I — protein MTTKLFPRATGWRRVLLVSLAAGVSATLLAALAGLAVAGADAALSASLGGMIVVVFSALSLLLVDIAERVVPAQAITAFMLGFAVKIILLAVVLTSVPAPGWIVPGWTLFPAAGVVVVWQIAEITAFMRMRIAVDPEEG, from the coding sequence ATGACGACGAAGCTGTTCCCGCGTGCCACCGGCTGGAGGAGGGTGCTCCTGGTCTCCCTGGCGGCGGGCGTCTCCGCGACGCTGCTCGCCGCTCTGGCCGGCCTGGCGGTCGCCGGTGCCGACGCCGCGCTCAGCGCGTCTCTCGGCGGAATGATCGTGGTCGTGTTCTCGGCGCTGAGCCTGCTGCTGGTGGACATCGCGGAGCGAGTGGTCCCCGCCCAGGCGATCACGGCTTTCATGCTGGGATTCGCGGTGAAGATCATCCTGCTGGCAGTGGTGCTGACCTCGGTGCCCGCACCGGGGTGGATCGTCCCCGGATGGACGCTCTTCCCCGCAGCCGGGGTCGTCGTGGTCTGGCAGATCGCCGAGATCACTGCCTTCATGAGGATGCGCATCGCCGTCGATCCCGAAGAGGGCTGA
- the prfA gene encoding peptide chain release factor 1, with product MFDSVDTLLAEHAELQERLADPDVHADQALARRLGRRYARLGGVVEAHRRWFQLTEDLEAAQELAEEDADFAAEAILLREQLDSAAERLLRMLIPRDENDVRDVIIEVKGGAGGDEAALFAADLLRMYTRYAESKGWKTEIISSTPSDLGGYKDVQMSIRSGATDPALGVFAHLKFEGGVHRVQRVPETESQGRIHTSAAGVLVLPEVEEPEEIELQQNDLKIDVYRSSGPGGQSVNTTDSAVRITHLPTGIVVAMQNEKSQLQNKDAAMRVLRSRLLAHQQEQIDAENSQVRRSQVRTMDRSERIRTYNYPENRVADHRTGYKAYNLDAVMDGDLEAVVQSCLQLDEQERLAALAEDSRT from the coding sequence ATGTTCGACTCGGTCGACACATTGCTGGCCGAACATGCTGAGCTTCAGGAACGCCTCGCCGACCCTGATGTCCATGCTGATCAGGCCCTCGCCCGCCGACTGGGTCGTCGTTATGCACGGCTCGGCGGCGTGGTGGAGGCCCACCGTCGGTGGTTCCAGCTCACCGAGGACCTCGAGGCGGCCCAGGAGCTCGCGGAGGAGGACGCCGACTTCGCCGCCGAGGCCATCCTGCTGCGGGAGCAGCTCGACTCCGCCGCGGAGCGTCTGCTGCGCATGCTCATCCCGCGGGATGAGAACGACGTCCGCGATGTGATCATCGAGGTCAAGGGAGGCGCCGGCGGGGACGAGGCTGCACTGTTCGCCGCGGATCTGCTGCGCATGTACACCCGGTATGCCGAGTCGAAGGGTTGGAAGACGGAGATCATCTCCTCCACGCCCTCGGACCTGGGCGGCTACAAGGATGTCCAGATGTCGATCCGGTCCGGCGCGACCGACCCCGCACTGGGCGTCTTCGCCCACCTGAAGTTCGAGGGTGGGGTGCACCGCGTCCAACGGGTCCCGGAGACGGAGTCCCAGGGGCGCATCCACACGTCCGCCGCGGGGGTCCTGGTGCTCCCGGAGGTCGAGGAGCCTGAGGAGATCGAGCTCCAGCAGAACGACCTGAAGATCGACGTCTACCGCTCGTCCGGGCCGGGCGGCCAGAGCGTGAACACCACGGACTCCGCGGTGCGCATCACTCACCTGCCCACCGGCATCGTGGTCGCCATGCAGAACGAGAAGTCGCAGCTGCAGAACAAGGACGCCGCGATGAGAGTGCTCCGGTCCCGACTGCTGGCCCACCAACAGGAACAGATCGACGCGGAGAACTCCCAGGTGCGCAGGTCCCAGGTGCGGACCATGGACCGTTCGGAGCGGATCCGCACGTACAACTACCCGGAGAATCGCGTCGCGGACCACCGCACCGGCTATAAGGCCTACAACCTCGACGCCGTCATGGACGGAGATCTGGAGGCTGTGGTGCAGTCCTGCCTCCAGCTGGACGAGCAGGAGCGGCTCGCCGCACTGGCCGAGGACTCCCGCACATGA
- the atpA gene encoding F0F1 ATP synthase subunit alpha has translation MADLTINADDVRNALNEFAASYDPARTERVEVGRVISAADGIARVEGLPSTMANELLRFQDGTLGLAQNLDTREIGVVILGDFSGIEEGQEVHRTGEVLSVPVGDKFLGRVVDPLGAPIDDLGDIEPEGRRALELQAPSVVQRKSVHEPLQTGIKGIDAMIPIGRGQRQLIIGDRQTGKTAIAIDTILNQKANWDSGDVTKQVRCIYVAVGQKASTIAAVRQTLEEQGALEYTTIVASPASDPAGFKYLAPFAGSAIGQHWMYGGKHVLIIFDDLSKQAEAYRAVSLLLRRPPGREAFPGDVFYLHSRLLERCAKLSDELGAGSMTGLPIVETKANDVSAYIPTNVISITDGQIFLQSDLFNANQRPAVDVGISVSRVGGAAQVKAMKKVAGTLKLDLAQYRDMQAFAMFASDLDPTTRQQLVRGERQMELLKQAQYSPYPVEEQVVSIWAGSKGHLDDVEVNDVKRFEQDWIEHLRRKTTVLTNLAESGKLEDDTLSELEQAIVEFKRSFHAEGPQSIVGNEQAEALSADEIGQEEIVAQDR, from the coding sequence ATGGCCGACTTGACCATCAACGCCGACGACGTCCGCAATGCTTTGAACGAGTTCGCAGCGTCCTACGACCCGGCGCGCACCGAGCGCGTCGAGGTCGGACGGGTGATCTCGGCGGCCGACGGCATCGCCCGCGTCGAGGGACTGCCCTCGACCATGGCCAACGAACTTCTCCGTTTCCAGGACGGAACCCTGGGCCTGGCTCAGAACCTCGACACCCGCGAGATCGGCGTCGTGATCCTCGGTGACTTCTCCGGGATCGAGGAGGGCCAGGAGGTGCACCGCACCGGCGAGGTCCTCTCGGTGCCGGTGGGCGACAAGTTCCTGGGACGCGTCGTGGACCCGCTGGGAGCCCCGATCGACGACCTGGGGGACATCGAGCCGGAGGGTCGCCGCGCGCTGGAGCTCCAGGCCCCCTCGGTCGTGCAGCGCAAGTCCGTGCACGAGCCGCTCCAGACGGGCATCAAGGGCATCGACGCGATGATCCCGATCGGCCGTGGCCAGCGTCAGCTGATCATCGGCGACCGTCAGACCGGCAAGACCGCCATCGCCATCGACACGATCCTGAACCAGAAGGCGAACTGGGACTCCGGCGACGTCACCAAGCAGGTCCGCTGCATCTACGTCGCGGTCGGCCAGAAGGCCTCCACCATCGCGGCCGTGCGCCAGACGCTGGAGGAGCAGGGAGCGCTGGAGTACACCACCATCGTGGCCTCGCCGGCCTCTGACCCGGCGGGCTTCAAGTACCTTGCGCCGTTCGCCGGCTCGGCCATCGGCCAGCACTGGATGTACGGCGGCAAGCACGTCCTGATCATCTTCGACGACCTCTCGAAGCAGGCCGAGGCCTACCGTGCGGTCTCGCTGCTGCTGCGCCGCCCGCCGGGGCGCGAGGCCTTCCCGGGCGACGTTTTCTACCTGCACTCCCGTCTGCTGGAGCGTTGTGCGAAGCTCTCCGACGAGCTGGGCGCCGGCTCGATGACCGGACTGCCGATCGTGGAGACCAAGGCCAACGACGTCTCGGCCTACATCCCGACCAACGTCATCTCCATCACCGACGGGCAGATCTTCCTGCAGTCGGACCTCTTCAACGCCAACCAGCGCCCCGCGGTCGACGTCGGCATCTCGGTGTCCCGCGTCGGCGGTGCAGCCCAGGTCAAGGCCATGAAGAAGGTGGCGGGCACGCTGAAGCTGGACCTCGCGCAGTACCGCGACATGCAGGCTTTCGCGATGTTCGCCTCGGACCTCGACCCGACCACTCGTCAGCAGCTGGTCCGCGGTGAGCGTCAGATGGAGCTGCTCAAGCAGGCGCAGTACTCCCCGTACCCGGTCGAGGAGCAGGTCGTCTCCATCTGGGCAGGTTCCAAGGGCCACCTGGATGATGTCGAGGTCAACGACGTCAAGCGCTTCGAGCAGGACTGGATCGAGCACCTGCGTCGCAAGACGACCGTGCTGACCAACCTCGCGGAGTCCGGCAAGCTCGAGGACGACACTCTCTCCGAGCTGGAGCAGGCCATCGTGGAGTTCAAGCGGTCCTTCCACGCGGAGGGTCCGCAGTCGATCGTCGGCAACGAGCAGGCCGAGGCGCTGTCCGCGGACGAGATCGGTCAGGAAGAGATCGTCGCTCAGGACCGCTGA